In Mytilus trossulus isolate FHL-02 chromosome 6, PNRI_Mtr1.1.1.hap1, whole genome shotgun sequence, a single window of DNA contains:
- the LOC134723520 gene encoding uncharacterized protein LOC134723520 — MIFIEAGGSYSSQSTHVLFASDVPAEKGCSGCYVNGVCYLANQQWKYECWTLQCDYQNYGYPIIRRSVPVKTQCKDSNGRCVDNGVTDHRRCTCDVTGSFYTWKCIYNK; from the exons attcTTCACAAAGCACTCATGTATTATTCGCTTCGGATGTTCCGGCAGAAAAAGGTTGTTCTGGATGCTATGTTAATGGAGTATGTTATTTAGCCAATCAACAGTGGAAATACGAGTGTTGGACTTTACAATGTGATTATCAAAATTATGGTTATCCAATAATCAGAAGATCTGTACCAGTCAAAACTC AGTGTAAAGATTCGAACGGGAGATGCGTGGATAATGGTGTAACTGACCACAGACGATGCACATGTGATGTGACAGGATCGTTTTATACATggaaatgtatatataacaaataa
- the LOC134723521 gene encoding uncharacterized protein LOC134723521 isoform X1 gives MMRVFVILFLLTMVNVSVEAGGYYKASWSYYKTSSVNVPSGNSCSGCSINGVCHSADQQWKQGCWTLQCNVRTLGRLSIRQSVPVKTQCRDSYGRCVDSGGTDYSGRCTCQVMGTSFKWTCIGK, from the exons ATG ATGAGGGTGTTTGTTATCCTCTTTCTACTGACAATGGTTAATGTATCTGTAGAGGCAGGCGGTTATT ATAAAGCTTCATGGAGCTATTATAAAACATCCTCTGTGAACGTTCCTAGTGGAAACAGTTGTTCCGGATGCAGTATAAACGGAGTATGTCACTCAGCCGATCAACAGTGGAAACAAGGTTGTTGGACATTACAATGCAATGTTAGAACTCTTGGTCGTCTATCAATTCGACAGTCAGTCCCAGTCAAAACTC aGTGTCGAGATTCGTACGGTAGGTGTGTGGACAGCGGTGGCACTGACTATAGCGGCCGTTGCACATGTCAGGTGATGGGAACATCATTCAAATGGACATGTATTgggaaataa
- the LOC134723521 gene encoding uncharacterized protein LOC134723521 isoform X2 produces the protein MRVFVILFLLTMVNVSVEAGGYYKASWSYYKTSSVNVPSGNSCSGCSINGVCHSADQQWKQGCWTLQCNVRTLGRLSIRQSVPVKTQCRDSYGRCVDSGGTDYSGRCTCQVMGTSFKWTCIGK, from the exons ATGAGGGTGTTTGTTATCCTCTTTCTACTGACAATGGTTAATGTATCTGTAGAGGCAGGCGGTTATT ATAAAGCTTCATGGAGCTATTATAAAACATCCTCTGTGAACGTTCCTAGTGGAAACAGTTGTTCCGGATGCAGTATAAACGGAGTATGTCACTCAGCCGATCAACAGTGGAAACAAGGTTGTTGGACATTACAATGCAATGTTAGAACTCTTGGTCGTCTATCAATTCGACAGTCAGTCCCAGTCAAAACTC aGTGTCGAGATTCGTACGGTAGGTGTGTGGACAGCGGTGGCACTGACTATAGCGGCCGTTGCACATGTCAGGTGATGGGAACATCATTCAAATGGACATGTATTgggaaataa